One Acinetobacter pullicarnis genomic region harbors:
- a CDS encoding aminotransferase-like domain-containing protein, producing MVFQYQSHAQQLAQKIYSGELAAGQRLNSLRQFAEQQQISINTAMNCYALLEAQGLIQAKPKAGYFVCGRDQRSTQISVPQHPDFKSKPRQVSNLELQMEIFQAANDPNRVHLGSIQLSPQLIPIDALRRSIQRALKHSHPEDFLYSNRQGHLQLREALSAHWAEDGFYIAKEDIYICNGCMPALSVLIQTLTQVGDSIIVPTPNYNGQLQLLAALNRKIVEIPADTAGIDLVRLEQAMQHSGAKLCMLTANYQNPLGFCLSHADKEKIAQLAAKYQCYVIEDDIYAECSFAAQRPLPIKYWDEQGYVLYCGSVSKSLSPAYRVGWFSLPARLQHLSAAIITHNVAVNSPLQLGLADFIYSRAYRTHLNQLKPRLIEQLQQYRAAIIECFDPVEIRLNQPEGSYALWLQLPEQIDGLAMYRYAQQQGINIVPGILFGEDNRYNNCIRLNAGHELSEDIRQAIQCLATWTKAQLKAEA from the coding sequence ATGGTGTTTCAGTATCAAAGCCACGCCCAGCAACTGGCGCAAAAAATTTATAGTGGCGAACTTGCAGCAGGGCAGCGCTTAAATTCACTGAGACAATTTGCCGAGCAGCAGCAAATCAGCATCAATACCGCAATGAATTGCTATGCCTTACTTGAAGCACAAGGTTTAATTCAGGCCAAGCCCAAGGCGGGTTATTTTGTCTGTGGGCGAGATCAGCGTAGTACGCAAATTTCAGTACCACAGCATCCAGACTTTAAATCGAAGCCACGACAGGTTTCCAATTTAGAGTTGCAAATGGAGATCTTCCAAGCCGCGAATGATCCGAATCGAGTGCATTTGGGTTCGATCCAGTTATCACCGCAGTTAATTCCCATTGATGCACTGCGTCGTTCAATCCAGCGTGCTCTGAAGCACAGCCATCCCGAAGATTTTTTATATAGCAATCGACAAGGGCATTTGCAATTGCGCGAGGCACTATCGGCACATTGGGCTGAAGATGGCTTTTATATTGCCAAAGAAGATATTTATATCTGCAATGGTTGCATGCCTGCATTGTCTGTTTTGATTCAAACGCTGACCCAAGTCGGTGATAGCATTATTGTTCCCACCCCGAATTACAATGGACAGTTGCAGTTACTGGCGGCGTTAAACCGTAAAATTGTCGAAATTCCAGCCGATACAGCAGGCATAGATTTAGTCCGACTGGAACAGGCAATGCAGCATTCAGGTGCCAAGCTATGTATGTTGACTGCCAATTACCAAAATCCGTTGGGCTTTTGCTTAAGCCATGCTGACAAAGAAAAAATTGCGCAGTTAGCAGCGAAATATCAGTGCTATGTGATTGAAGATGATATCTATGCCGAATGTAGTTTTGCAGCACAGCGACCTTTACCAATCAAGTATTGGGATGAACAGGGCTATGTGCTGTATTGCGGTTCGGTGTCTAAATCCTTATCGCCAGCCTATCGGGTGGGGTGGTTTAGTTTGCCTGCTCGATTACAACATTTAAGTGCCGCCATCATTACGCATAATGTAGCAGTCAATAGCCCGTTACAATTGGGATTGGCTGATTTCATATATAGCAGAGCCTATCGGACCCATTTAAATCAGTTAAAACCGCGTTTAATCGAGCAGTTACAACAGTATCGGGCGGCAATTATTGAATGCTTTGATCCGGTTGAAATTCGCTTAAATCAACCCGAAGGAAGCTATGCCTTGTGGTTACAGTTGCCTGAGCAAATAGATGGTTTGGCGATGTATCGTTATGCACAGCAGCAGGGCATCAATATTGTGCCGGGCATCTTATTTGGTGAAGACAACCGCTATAACAACTGCATTCGCTTAAATGCGGGACATGAATTATCCGAAGACATTCGCCAAGCCATTCAATGCTTAGCGACATGGACCAAAGCGCAGTTAAAAGCAGAGGCTTAA
- a CDS encoding dienelactone hydrolase family protein — protein sequence MTLAIKTREIQYIAADGTTLSGYFAAPEHGTPVAGVIVAPEWWGRNEYTEQRARELAEHGYAALAIDMYGEKKVTTTASQAQAWMMQTFEQPNTLVDRATAALATLAAQPEVNPMQLAAIGFCYGGKVVLDLARAGANLKAVVTFHAVLSAQSPAEKDKVQAQILVLHGEQDSMVTLQDVADFEAEMASAQVNSQVIVLKDAKHGFSNPLADERAKANAVDLGYNAAAEKTSIDAMYDLLARTLT from the coding sequence ATGACCCTGGCAATTAAAACACGCGAAATTCAGTATATCGCTGCAGATGGCACAACCTTGAGTGGTTATTTTGCCGCACCTGAACATGGCACCCCCGTTGCCGGTGTAATTGTTGCACCAGAATGGTGGGGACGTAATGAATATACTGAACAACGCGCACGTGAATTGGCTGAACACGGTTATGCCGCCTTGGCAATTGATATGTATGGTGAGAAAAAAGTCACCACTACAGCCTCACAAGCACAAGCCTGGATGATGCAGACTTTCGAACAACCCAATACCCTTGTTGACCGAGCAACAGCTGCTTTAGCAACCTTGGCTGCTCAGCCTGAAGTCAACCCAATGCAACTGGCCGCAATTGGTTTTTGTTATGGCGGTAAAGTCGTGCTCGATCTTGCACGGGCAGGCGCGAACTTAAAAGCCGTCGTCACTTTTCATGCGGTACTGAGTGCACAATCCCCTGCCGAAAAAGATAAAGTCCAAGCCCAAATTTTGGTGCTGCATGGCGAACAAGACAGTATGGTCACCTTACAAGATGTCGCTGACTTTGAAGCCGAAATGGCAAGCGCACAAGTAAACAGCCAAGTTATTGTTTTAAAAGATGCGAAACATGGCTTTAGCAACCCACTTGCAGATGAACGTGCCAAAGCAAATGCGGTTGACCTTGGCTACAATGCTGCAGCAGAGAAAACCAGTATCGATGCAATGTACGACTTACTTGCACGCACGCTTACCTAA
- the mutY gene encoding A/G-specific adenine glycosylase: MPQFSFSTELLSWFDVHGRHDLPWQIADDPYKVWVSEIMLQQTQVKTVLRYFERFIERFPTVESLGQSSWDDVAPYWAGLGYYARARNLHKAAGIVAAQGKFPETLAEWVALPGIGPSTGGALMSLGLRQYGVIMDGNVKRVLARFFAIEDDLSKPVHEREMWQLAESLCPEQRNHDYTQAIMDLGATVCTPKKPLCLYCPMQKNCKAHQQGLEQELPYKKPKKTVLTRFAKVLLVQFNDEWLWQQRPSTGLWGGLWCLPIVEQDAEFQNLCAQLDLKTVQAQVEISHSFTHFTWKLQAYIFHIDKDQQEFIQTELGGTWLSSQQAVALGVPTAMKKLISLIEL, from the coding sequence ATGCCACAATTTTCATTTTCAACGGAACTCTTAAGCTGGTTTGACGTGCATGGTCGCCATGATTTGCCTTGGCAAATTGCAGATGACCCCTACAAAGTTTGGGTCTCTGAAATTATGTTGCAACAGACCCAAGTCAAAACTGTATTGCGTTATTTTGAACGGTTTATTGAACGCTTTCCAACTGTTGAAAGTCTAGGTCAATCGAGCTGGGATGATGTTGCCCCCTACTGGGCAGGACTGGGTTATTATGCGCGTGCTAGAAATTTGCATAAAGCAGCGGGCATCGTTGCAGCACAAGGCAAATTCCCAGAAACCTTGGCGGAATGGGTGGCTTTACCCGGGATCGGCCCTTCGACCGGTGGTGCTTTGATGTCATTGGGTTTACGCCAATACGGTGTGATTATGGATGGCAATGTCAAACGGGTTTTGGCCCGTTTTTTTGCGATTGAAGATGACCTTTCAAAGCCTGTACATGAGCGTGAGATGTGGCAATTGGCCGAATCTTTATGTCCCGAACAGCGCAACCATGACTATACCCAGGCGATTATGGATCTGGGTGCAACAGTGTGTACCCCGAAAAAACCACTGTGTTTATACTGCCCAATGCAAAAAAACTGCAAAGCACACCAACAAGGTCTCGAACAAGAACTACCTTATAAAAAACCGAAAAAAACCGTTCTAACTCGATTTGCCAAAGTATTGTTGGTTCAATTCAACGATGAATGGTTGTGGCAACAAAGACCGAGCACTGGTTTATGGGGCGGGCTATGGTGTCTACCTATTGTTGAACAAGATGCTGAATTTCAAAATTTATGTGCGCAGTTAGATTTAAAAACTGTGCAAGCTCAAGTGGAAATTTCACATAGTTTTACCCATTTCACTTGGAAGCTACAGGCCTATATTTTTCATATCGATAAAGATCAACAAGAGTTTATACAAACTGAGTTGGGTGGAACCTGGTTAAGTTCTCAACAAGCTGTCGCATTGGGGGTGCCAACCGCAATGAAAAAATTGATCTCCTTAATAGAGTTATGA
- the dapB gene encoding 4-hydroxy-tetrahydrodipicolinate reductase, protein MSANPRIAVLGAGGRMGRTLIQAVQQAGFQLAAAIERPESSLVGSDAGELAGIGNIGVKVVGDLESVLNQCDVVIDFTAPAATAVHLELCRNAGVAMVIGTTGMSDAEKQQLDQVATQIPLVYAANYSVGVNVSIKLLELASKVFADTVDIEIIEAHHRHKVDAPSGTALMMGEAIADTLGRDLKKVAVYGREGYTGPRDRETIGFETIRGGDIVGEHTVMFIGEGERVEVTHKATSRMNFASGAVRAAAWVVGKDTKKYDMKDVLGLNDI, encoded by the coding sequence ATGTCAGCAAATCCACGTATTGCAGTCTTAGGTGCAGGCGGCCGTATGGGTCGTACCTTGATTCAAGCGGTACAACAAGCCGGTTTTCAACTTGCGGCTGCAATTGAGCGTCCAGAAAGCTCTTTGGTTGGTTCAGATGCGGGTGAACTTGCAGGCATTGGCAATATTGGGGTGAAGGTGGTTGGTGATTTAGAATCGGTACTGAATCAATGTGATGTGGTCATCGATTTTACTGCACCGGCTGCGACAGCTGTACATTTGGAATTGTGCCGTAATGCTGGCGTCGCGATGGTGATTGGCACCACAGGGATGTCGGATGCAGAAAAGCAGCAGCTTGATCAAGTTGCAACACAGATTCCATTGGTTTATGCAGCCAACTATTCGGTTGGGGTCAACGTTTCCATTAAACTGCTGGAATTGGCATCTAAGGTTTTTGCTGACACGGTTGATATTGAAATTATTGAAGCACACCATCGCCATAAAGTGGATGCGCCATCTGGCACTGCGTTGATGATGGGTGAAGCCATTGCCGATACGTTGGGCCGTGATTTAAAGAAAGTCGCTGTCTATGGCCGTGAGGGTTATACCGGTCCACGTGATCGTGAAACCATTGGTTTTGAAACCATTCGTGGTGGTGACATCGTCGGTGAACATACCGTGATGTTTATTGGTGAAGGTGAGCGTGTTGAAGTGACACATAAAGCCACCAGCCGCATGAATTTTGCTTCTGGCGCTGTACGTGCCGCAGCATGGGTCGTGGGCAAAGACACCAAAAAATACGACATGAAAGATGTATTGGGCTTAAACGACATCTAA
- a CDS encoding M23 family metallopeptidase, with the protein MSAALRYCLISCCIIVLSACTTAPKKKATSPATANQAAQLKNMPLPQRLPIPVQNVKAERLSDTWGAARSQGRSHEGIDIIAPRGTQVYSATDGVVSSLKSNNLGGTVIWILGPNNSWHYYAHLNGHRKGLKEGDFVAKGTLIGFVGNTGNALHTAPHLHYGLYLGGKGRGAVNPYPYLR; encoded by the coding sequence GTGTCTGCTGCATTGCGATATTGTCTGATCAGTTGCTGTATCATCGTGCTAAGTGCATGTACAACAGCCCCCAAAAAGAAAGCCACCTCACCGGCCACAGCTAACCAAGCAGCACAACTGAAAAATATGCCCTTGCCGCAACGCTTGCCAATCCCTGTACAAAACGTCAAAGCTGAACGACTTAGTGATACTTGGGGAGCTGCACGAAGCCAAGGACGTAGTCATGAAGGGATTGACATTATTGCTCCACGTGGAACGCAGGTTTATAGCGCAACCGATGGCGTGGTTTCTAGTTTAAAAAGTAATAATTTGGGTGGGACTGTGATATGGATTTTGGGTCCAAATAATTCATGGCATTATTATGCGCACTTAAATGGCCACCGTAAGGGCTTGAAAGAAGGTGACTTTGTAGCAAAAGGCACCCTGATTGGCTTTGTCGGCAACACGGGCAATGCGCTGCATACCGCACCACATTTGCATTATGGGCTGTATCTCGGTGGTAAAGGACGCGGTGCAGTCAATCCCTACCCTTATTTACGCTAG
- a CDS encoding DNA-3-methyladenine glycosylase I has product MTIQRCGWCSDDPIYVAYHDDEWGKPNFNEAHLFEMLCLEGQQAGLSWITVLKKRDNYRQHFFAQPIASIAALTDEQLAEKCLDAGLIRHIGKLKAIRDNAIAWQNLRNNGTDMVQWLWAFVDAKTINNDVPDYKQAPAQTEISNSMSKTLKKNGFKFVGPTTCYAFMQAVGMVDDHENSCPSKAK; this is encoded by the coding sequence ATGACAATACAGCGCTGTGGTTGGTGTTCTGATGATCCCATTTATGTGGCTTATCATGATGATGAATGGGGCAAGCCAAATTTTAACGAAGCGCATTTATTTGAAATGCTATGTCTTGAAGGTCAACAAGCCGGATTATCTTGGATTACCGTGTTAAAAAAACGGGACAATTACCGCCAACACTTTTTTGCGCAGCCCATTGCAAGTATTGCAGCCCTAACCGATGAACAACTGGCAGAAAAATGTCTCGATGCAGGACTGATTCGACATATCGGTAAACTCAAAGCCATTCGTGACAATGCCATTGCATGGCAAAACTTGCGGAATAATGGAACCGACATGGTGCAATGGCTATGGGCTTTTGTCGATGCGAAAACCATCAACAATGATGTTCCTGACTATAAACAAGCACCCGCACAAACCGAAATCAGCAACAGCATGTCAAAAACCCTAAAGAAGAACGGTTTTAAATTTGTAGGGCCGACCACTTGTTATGCCTTTATGCAAGCTGTTGGTATGGTCGACGACCATGAAAATAGTTGCCCGAGCAAAGCCAAGTAA
- the dnaJ gene encoding molecular chaperone DnaJ — protein sequence MAKRDYYEVLGVSKTAGDDEIKKAYRKLAMKYHPDRNPDNPEAEEKFKECAEAYEILSDAEKRSMYDRMGHNAFEGGGGGGGFHQGGFSAEDIFSQFGDIFGGAFGGGGRGQQRQRRGSDLRYVMELTLEEAVKGVKKTITFTAPAPCESCDGKGSKNPKDVETCKTCHGAGQVRMQQGFFAVQQTCSTCRGQGKIIKNPCQPCHGSGVSDRQQTLEVTIPAGVDNGDRVRLTGKGEAIGDGQSGDLYVEVVVREHEIFQRDGADLYMDVPVSIADAALGKEMEIPTLEGRVSLKIPEGTQTGKLFRLRGKGVKPVRTSMQGDLLCRIVIETPVNLTTRQRELLKELQDTLDGDDHKSSPKKKSFFDRLFD from the coding sequence ATGGCTAAACGTGATTATTATGAGGTTTTGGGGGTCTCTAAAACCGCTGGTGATGATGAAATTAAAAAAGCCTACCGTAAGTTGGCAATGAAATATCATCCGGACCGTAACCCTGACAATCCTGAAGCCGAAGAAAAATTTAAAGAATGTGCGGAAGCATATGAAATTTTATCCGATGCCGAAAAACGCAGCATGTATGACCGTATGGGGCACAATGCCTTTGAAGGTGGCGGCGGCGGTGGTGGTTTCCATCAAGGCGGATTTAGCGCGGAAGATATTTTCAGTCAATTTGGCGATATTTTTGGTGGCGCATTTGGTGGCGGCGGTCGTGGTCAACAACGTCAACGCCGTGGATCTGATCTACGCTATGTAATGGAATTGACGCTAGAAGAAGCGGTCAAAGGGGTTAAAAAAACCATTACCTTTACTGCACCAGCACCGTGTGAAAGCTGTGATGGTAAAGGTTCAAAAAATCCAAAAGATGTTGAAACCTGTAAAACCTGTCATGGCGCTGGACAAGTGCGTATGCAGCAAGGTTTCTTCGCTGTACAACAAACGTGTAGTACCTGTCGTGGTCAAGGGAAAATCATTAAGAACCCTTGTCAGCCATGTCATGGTTCAGGTGTGTCTGATCGTCAGCAAACCTTAGAAGTGACCATTCCTGCAGGCGTGGACAACGGTGACCGCGTACGCTTAACCGGTAAAGGTGAAGCGATTGGTGATGGCCAGTCAGGTGATCTTTATGTTGAAGTGGTGGTGCGTGAGCATGAAATCTTCCAACGTGATGGCGCTGATTTGTATATGGATGTTCCGGTCAGCATCGCAGATGCGGCTTTAGGTAAAGAGATGGAAATCCCGACTTTAGAAGGTCGTGTCAGTCTCAAAATTCCTGAAGGAACACAAACGGGCAAACTGTTCCGTTTACGCGGTAAAGGGGTTAAGCCTGTGCGTACCAGTATGCAAGGTGATTTACTCTGCCGTATCGTGATCGAGACACCCGTAAACTTAACCACACGTCAACGTGAGTTGTTAAAAGAATTGCAAGATACCCTTGATGGCGATGACCATAAGTCGTCACCAAAGAAAAAATCATTCTTTGATCGTTTGTTTGACTAA
- a CDS encoding DUF1328 domain-containing protein, with translation MFRWAIIFAVIALVASLFGFSGVAGMSKDFAVILLIVAVILGIVSFISRNTS, from the coding sequence ATGTTCCGTTGGGCCATTATATTCGCTGTCATCGCATTAGTTGCGAGTCTCTTCGGTTTTAGCGGTGTAGCTGGCATGTCCAAAGACTTCGCTGTCATTCTATTAATCGTTGCTGTTATTTTGGGAATTGTGAGTTTTATTTCGCGCAATACTTCCTAA
- the ahr gene encoding NADPH-dependent aldehyde reductase Ahr translates to MTKQTIRAYAAMQAGDKLVPYQFDAGELQPHQVEVKVEYCGLCHSDLSMIDNDWGSSVFPLVAGHEVIGTIIQLGSAAKGLKVGQRVGLGWTAESCEHCNLCIDGKHNLCSQQTATIVNHAGGFADKVRAAWQWVIPLPDDLDPESAGPLLCGGVTVFDPLLKHNIQAIHHVAVIGIGGLGHMAIKLLKAWGCEVTAFTSNLDKTDELKAMGADHVVNSRDLTAIKAQRAQFDLVLCTVNVSLEWKAYLNTLAPEGQLHMLGLVLEPLAIPAGSLIGGAKAVTGSPTGSPIVLRKLLEFAARKQIAPQIELYPMSQINAAIERLHSGKARYRVVLKADFDPAQ, encoded by the coding sequence ATGACCAAGCAAACCATTCGTGCTTATGCAGCCATGCAAGCAGGTGACAAACTGGTGCCCTATCAATTTGATGCTGGTGAATTACAGCCCCATCAGGTTGAAGTGAAAGTTGAATACTGCGGACTGTGTCATTCGGATCTTTCGATGATCGATAATGATTGGGGTAGCAGCGTCTTTCCATTGGTTGCAGGGCATGAAGTCATCGGCACCATCATCCAATTGGGCAGTGCAGCCAAAGGACTGAAAGTCGGTCAACGTGTTGGGCTTGGCTGGACAGCTGAAAGCTGTGAACACTGTAATTTATGTATTGATGGTAAACACAACTTATGCAGTCAGCAAACGGCGACGATCGTCAATCATGCCGGTGGTTTTGCCGATAAAGTTCGTGCTGCTTGGCAATGGGTAATTCCATTACCCGATGACTTGGATCCTGAAAGTGCAGGACCATTATTGTGTGGGGGCGTGACCGTATTCGATCCTCTATTAAAACATAATATTCAAGCCATTCATCATGTTGCTGTGATTGGGATTGGTGGCTTGGGCCATATGGCAATTAAATTACTCAAGGCTTGGGGCTGTGAAGTCACTGCTTTCACCTCAAATCTAGACAAAACCGATGAGCTCAAAGCCATGGGGGCCGATCATGTGGTCAACAGCAGAGACCTGACTGCGATTAAAGCCCAACGCGCTCAATTTGATTTAGTGCTGTGCACGGTCAATGTCAGCCTCGAATGGAAAGCCTATCTCAACACCCTAGCCCCTGAAGGCCAATTACATATGCTGGGTCTGGTGCTTGAACCATTGGCCATTCCAGCAGGCAGTTTAATTGGCGGTGCCAAAGCGGTAACAGGCTCACCAACCGGTTCACCTATCGTACTGCGTAAGCTACTTGAATTTGCTGCGCGTAAGCAGATTGCACCGCAAATCGAGTTATATCCAATGTCACAAATCAATGCAGCCATTGAACGCCTACATTCAGGGAAAGCCCGCTATCGCGTTGTGCTTAAAGCTGATTTTGATCCAGCGCAATAA
- a CDS encoding HIT family protein: MTENNCPYCHFDEYDIIDKNEFGAILPEHHPLSKGHSVIIPVRHISSFFDISDKERKSLQSLLELARNELKMRHQPEGFHIAFNDGKVFDEDAAEHFHIHIIPRYKNQSLKLDKRWGILADQ, from the coding sequence ATGACTGAGAACAACTGTCCTTATTGTCACTTTGATGAATATGACATCATCGATAAAAATGAGTTCGGGGCAATTTTACCAGAGCATCATCCTTTATCTAAAGGTCATTCCGTGATTATTCCGGTTCGTCATATCAGTTCATTTTTCGATATTTCGGATAAAGAGCGTAAAAGCTTACAATCGCTATTAGAACTGGCCCGTAATGAGTTAAAAATGCGCCATCAACCCGAAGGTTTTCACATTGCCTTTAATGATGGCAAAGTCTTTGACGAAGATGCAGCTGAACATTTTCACATTCATATTATTCCACGCTATAAAAATCAATCGCTTAAGCTGGACAAACGCTGGGGAATTCTAGCGGATCAATGA